TAGTGATCCTCGACCCACCTGCATTCGTCCAGCATGAGAAGGACCTCAAGCGCGGGCTTAGGGCATATTTCAACGTGAACTATGCCGGTTTACAGCTGGTGAAGGAGGGTGGCATACTCGTCACGGCATCGTGCTCCCAGCACGTTGACATGCAGGCCTTCAAGGATATGGTGATAGCGGCCGCGGCCAAGGCGGGCAAGTTCCTCAAGCTCATTGAACCCTACAGAACGCAGGCTCCCGACCACCCGATACTCATGGCCTCGAAGGACACAGAGTACCTCAAGGCGCTCTTCCTCTACGTTGAGGACATGAAGTAGCCGCTCCGTCCGTGGGCGTCTCAGCACTCACGCCGGTCTCAGAGGAGGTGCTTTCTCTTCATCGCGGCCGTTAAAGATTGGGGGTTCACAATTAATGCTTTTTCTACCCCCAACTTTATAGTGTTCACCGACAATCCTTAACCATGTCCCTCCGGGTGTTGGTCTTCGATAGCGGCGACCCAAAGTTCGACCTGGCCTTTGAGGAGGCCCTGGCCAGATTGCGGGCTAGGGATAAGATTCCCGACACCCTTCGCCTCTGGAGGACTTCACGCTCCGTCGTTCTCGGGTACTTCAGAAGCGCCGAGGAGGACGTCAATCTCGACGTGGCCAGTAATGAGGGAATCCCCCTCATCAGGCGCTTCAGCGGTGGGGGTACCGTGTACCTAGACCGGGGCTGCGTGAACTACTCAATAGTCATGAAGAGAGAGGTTGAGTTCCCCATATCGTACCTCTACGGGACCGTCCTCCAGGGCACGCTCACCGCCCTCGAGTCCCTGGGCCTCTCCCCTTACCTCAGGAACACGAACGACGTTGTCGTGAACGGAAGAAAGGTTTCGGGAACCGCCGCGAGCATCAGGTGGGGTGTTCTCTTTCTACACGGCTCTGTCCTGGTTGATGCGGATTTAATGACACTCCGGGCTCTACTCAGGGTCCCGGGGAGACTCAAGCCCTCCGTTGACCCTGTGAAGTACCGCGTGGCAAACCTCCTTGAGTTCGTTGAGGGACTCGATGTGGATAGTGTCATGGATGCTCTGATTGGAGGGTATTCCAAGGTGCTTTCGGAGGACGCTTACGTGGATGAGCCGTCGAAGGAGGAGCTTGACGTTGCCAGGATTCTCTACCGCTTCAAGTACTCTCACGAAGAATGGAACCTCAGGCTCCCCTCATCTCATCTGGCGAGTATTGAGGAAAACGTAGAAACGGAACTGAGAGGGCTGGGCCTCTAACCCTCGAAGAAACCCCTCTCCGCCGCGAGCCTGAGGG
The Thermococcus radiotolerans genome window above contains:
- a CDS encoding lipoate--protein ligase family protein, producing MSLRVLVFDSGDPKFDLAFEEALARLRARDKIPDTLRLWRTSRSVVLGYFRSAEEDVNLDVASNEGIPLIRRFSGGGTVYLDRGCVNYSIVMKREVEFPISYLYGTVLQGTLTALESLGLSPYLRNTNDVVVNGRKVSGTAASIRWGVLFLHGSVLVDADLMTLRALLRVPGRLKPSVDPVKYRVANLLEFVEGLDVDSVMDALIGGYSKVLSEDAYVDEPSKEELDVARILYRFKYSHEEWNLRLPSSHLASIEENVETELRGLGL